From Xyrauchen texanus isolate HMW12.3.18 chromosome 12, RBS_HiC_50CHRs, whole genome shotgun sequence, one genomic window encodes:
- the il21r.1 gene encoding interleukin 21 receptor, tandem duplicate 1, with amino-acid sequence MHLSRADQRFFNCFSMMALWHAISLLAVCGLIKCNDSMCNVTCTTDFISMLNCSNSDLAGTASCVIFADCRDEYNVVNASCGIKSPQSWCTMELKDHEIIMTYDATCNITITQMTQQGGIESPSNLHSKNMVLYKSIKLKKPFNLRIEEFDMGFNLTWEVAYAEHELYEHFYYRVRLRTKGDLEEKENIYVLQQNQQSMVIISESLLPGRHYVADIQVAVHSSWVKSMWSDWSNSVEWTSDAPGSEQYYFLLLMAVPVVMMVVLVYSGKLGGIKKLSLWQHIPSPHDYFKPLYHTYQGDFKKWVGPVLTFNNYDVLEKSATLQVLCDKQQSDSSEESGNHRNSQRDSSPFSLASQNSSKIYFLGSNSHGVTHSGGHISMDTVTVSDQEGIMADWSGESHRHSLEDFLNSKEGNQILFEVADGQPGALGPDGRGSLQALDCDDWHLQEHDLENIEQVSLDSYSSNEQSDDGYPQMGLDLDTIDSGFLESDCSSPSAFDGNEQIETSTLDGVERSHSNYVKQWVAFTAVQVDTQSTGK; translated from the exons ATGCATTTGAGCAGAGCTGACCAAAGATTCTTCAATTGTTTTTCCATGATGGCTCTATGGCATGCCATATCCTTGCTTGCTGTTTGTGGACTTATTAAGTGCA ATGACAGTATGTGCAATGTGACCTGCACCACAGACTTCATCTCTATGCTTAACTGCTCTAATTCTGACTTGGCAGGAACAGCATCATGTGTCATTTTTGCAGATTGCAG GGATGAATACAATGTTGTAAATGCGAGCTGCGGTATCAAATCACCACAATCTTGGTGCACAATGGAGTTAAAAGATCACGAAATAATAATGACCTATGATGCCACCTGCAATATAACAATAACACAAATGACCCAACAAGGAGGGATAGAGAGCCCATCAAATCTCCACTCAAAGAACATGGTTCTCTACAAATCTA TTAAGCTTAAGAAGCCTTTCAATTTAAGGATTGAAGAATTTGATATGGGTTTCAATCTCACTTGGGAAGTGGCTTATGCAGAGCATGAGCTCTACGAACACTTTTACTACAGAGTACGATTGCGAACTAAAGGTGACCTGGAGGAG AAGGAAAACATTTATGTTCTGCAACAGAACCAACAATCCATGGTTATTATCAGTGAAAGCCTCTTGCCAGGGAGGCATTATGTGGCAGATATCCAGGTCGCAGTGCATTCTAGCTGGGTTAAATCCATGTGGAGTGATTGGAGCAACAGTGTTGAATGGACATCTGATGCTCCTGGGTCAGAACAGTACTATTTCCTGTTGTTGATGGCAGTCCCTGTTGTGATGATGGTGGTTCTCGTGTACAGTGGTAAATT AGGGGGCATCAAAAAGCTGTCTTTATGGCAACATATTCCAAGTCCTCATGACTACTTCAAACCACTCTACCATACATATCAAGGAGACTTTAAG AAATGGGTAGGGCCAGTGCTGACCTTCAATAACTATGATGTCCTTGAGAAGAGCGCAACTCTGCAGGTACTTTGTGACAAGCAGCAGAGTGACAGCTCAGAGGAGTCTGGTAACCATAGGAACAGTCAGCGAGACTCCAGCCCGTTCAGTCTGGCAAGTCAAAACTCATCTAAAATTTACTTCCTTGGAAGCAATAGTCATGGTGTCACACACTCCGGCGGCCACATATCAATGGACACCGTTACTGTATCTGATCAAGAGGGCATCATGGCCGACTGGTCCGGTGAGAGTCATAGACATAGCCTGGAGGACTTCCTCAACTCCAAAGAAGGCAATCAGATATTGTTTGAGGTCGCTGATGGGCAGCCTGGGGCTCTAGGGCCTGATGGGAGGGGAAGTTTACAAGCTTTAGACTGTGATGATTGGCATCTACAAGAGCATGACCTAGAGAACATTGAACAGGTCTCTCTGGACTCTTATAGTTCTAATGAGCAATCTGATGATGGTTACCCTCAAATGGGATTGGATTTAGACACCATAGACAGTGGCTTTCTGGAGTCGGACTGTTCTAGCCCCTCAGCATTTGATGGTAACGAACAAATAGAGACTTCCACTCTGGACGGCGTGGAGCGCTCTCATTCAAATTATGTCAAACAGTGGGTGGCTTTTACTGCAGTCCAAGTTGATACCCAAAGCACTGGAAAGTAG